Proteins co-encoded in one Erwinia sp. genomic window:
- the yggP gene encoding Mannitol-1-phosphate 5-dehydrogenase (ID:JIFNMEKO_00655;~source:Prodigal:2.6) translates to MQTTTALRLYGKRDLRLETFQLRAMQDDEILACVVTDSLCLSSWKEANQGEAHKKVPDDVATKPIIIGHEFCGEIIAVGKKWQHKFHAGQRYVIQANLQLPDRPDCSGYSFPWIGGEATHIVIPNEVMEQDCLLCWEGDSWFEGSLVEPLSCVIGAFNANYHLQPGSYNPVMGIRPQGRTLILGGTGPMGLLAIDYALHGPVNPALLVVTDTNKEKLSYARQHYASEPQTKIAYLDGNDASREVLMALTNDLGFDDIFVFVPNESLITMASSLLATDGCLNFFAGPQDKNFSAPINFYDVHYAFTHYVGTSGGNTDDMRAAVKLMQEKKVQTAKVVTHILGLNAAGDATLNLPTIGGGKKLVYTTKNIPLTALGNISDP, encoded by the coding sequence ATGCAAACCACAACCGCCCTGCGACTCTACGGAAAACGCGATCTGCGTCTGGAAACCTTTCAACTTCGCGCAATGCAGGATGATGAAATCCTCGCTTGTGTGGTCACCGATAGTCTGTGCCTCTCTTCATGGAAGGAGGCCAACCAAGGTGAAGCACATAAAAAAGTGCCAGATGATGTCGCCACTAAACCAATTATCATTGGTCATGAATTTTGCGGTGAAATTATTGCTGTCGGCAAAAAGTGGCAGCACAAATTTCATGCAGGTCAACGCTATGTTATTCAGGCCAACCTGCAATTGCCAGACCGTCCTGACTGCTCAGGCTACTCGTTCCCCTGGATTGGTGGAGAAGCAACCCACATAGTTATCCCTAATGAAGTGATGGAACAAGATTGCCTGCTTTGCTGGGAGGGTGATAGCTGGTTTGAAGGGTCACTGGTAGAACCACTTTCCTGTGTTATCGGTGCGTTCAATGCCAACTATCACCTGCAACCAGGCAGCTATAATCCGGTCATGGGTATTCGCCCTCAGGGGAGAACACTGATTCTGGGAGGAACCGGTCCGATGGGGCTGCTGGCGATTGACTACGCACTCCATGGCCCGGTAAACCCGGCTCTGCTGGTGGTGACCGATACCAACAAAGAGAAACTGAGCTATGCACGCCAGCATTACGCCTCTGAGCCACAGACAAAAATTGCTTATCTTGACGGCAATGATGCCAGCCGTGAAGTACTGATGGCACTGACCAACGATCTCGGTTTTGACGATATCTTTGTTTTCGTCCCCAATGAATCGCTTATCACTATGGCTTCATCGCTGCTGGCCACAGACGGTTGTCTGAACTTCTTCGCCGGTCCACAAGATAAAAATTTCAGTGCGCCAATCAACTTTTATGATGTCCATTACGCCTTCACCCACTATGTTGGCACTTCTGGTGGTAATACCGATGACATGCGTGCCGCGGTAAAACTGATGCAGGAGAAAAAAGTACAGACGGCGAAAGTGGTTACTCACATTCTCGGGCTTAATGCAGCAGGTGATGCCACGCTAAACCTCCCCACAATTGGTGGCGGTAAAAAGCTGGTGTACACCACAAAAAATATTCCACTCACAGCGCTGGGAAACATTTCCGACCCGTAA
- the sorM gene encoding PTS system sorbose-specific EIID component (ID:JIFNMEKO_00656;~source:Prodigal:2.6): MEQKKITRGDLISMFLRSNLQQASFNYERIHGLEFCYDMIPAIKRLYPLKEDQVAALKRHLVFFNTTPAVCGPVIGVTVAMEEARANGAAIDDGAINGIKVGLMGPLAGVGDPLVWGTLRPITAALGASLALSGNMLGPLLFFIIFNAVRLAMKWYGLQLGFRKGVNIVSDMGGNLLQKLTEGASILGLFVMGVLVTKWTSINVPMVVSQTPDGTGSTVTMTVQNILDQLCPGLLALGLTLLMVKLLNKKINPVWLIFALFALGIIGNALGFLS; the protein is encoded by the coding sequence ATGGAACAGAAAAAAATTACCCGGGGAGACCTGATAAGCATGTTTCTGCGCTCCAATCTGCAGCAGGCCTCCTTTAACTATGAACGAATTCACGGTCTCGAATTTTGCTATGACATGATTCCGGCAATCAAACGCCTCTATCCACTGAAAGAAGATCAGGTTGCCGCACTGAAACGTCATCTGGTGTTTTTCAACACCACTCCGGCAGTCTGTGGCCCGGTGATTGGCGTTACTGTCGCCATGGAAGAGGCCCGTGCTAATGGTGCAGCTATCGACGATGGTGCGATCAATGGCATCAAAGTCGGCTTGATGGGCCCGCTCGCCGGAGTTGGCGACCCTTTGGTATGGGGAACATTACGACCGATTACCGCAGCACTTGGCGCGTCACTGGCACTCTCCGGCAACATGCTCGGCCCGTTACTTTTTTTCATCATTTTCAATGCGGTACGCCTTGCAATGAAATGGTATGGACTGCAACTGGGCTTCCGTAAAGGTGTCAATATTGTCAGCGACATGGGCGGTAATTTATTGCAAAAACTGACTGAGGGTGCCTCTATTCTTGGTCTGTTTGTCATGGGCGTGCTGGTCACCAAATGGACCTCCATCAATGTGCCGATGGTTGTATCACAAACCCCTGATGGCACAGGTTCAACTGTCACCATGACAGTACAGAACATCCTCGATCAGCTCTGTCCTGGCTTATTAGCTCTGGGGCTGACCTTACTGATGGTGAAGCTGCTCAATAAAAAAATTAATCCGGTATGGCTGATATTTGCCCTGTTCGCTTTAGGGATTATCGGTAATGCGCTGGGTTTTTTATCCTGA
- the sorA gene encoding PTS system sorbose-specific EIIC component (ID:JIFNMEKO_00657;~source:Prodigal:2.6) produces MEINTLQIIAIFIFSCIAGAGSVLDEFQTHRPLIACTVIGLILGDIKTGIMLGGTLELIALGWMNVGAAQSPDSALASIISAILVIVGQQSIATGIAIALPVAAAGQVLTVFARTITVVFQHAADKAAEEAHFRTIDLLHVSALGIQALRVAIPALVVSLFVSADMVSSMLNAIPEFITRGLQIAGGFIVVVGYAMVLCMMGVRYLMPFFFLGFIAGGYLDFSLLAFGGVGVIIALIYIQLNPQWRKSEAQISPSSSSALDQLDD; encoded by the coding sequence ATGGAAATTAACACTCTACAGATAATAGCTATATTTATTTTTTCCTGTATTGCTGGCGCGGGAAGTGTATTAGATGAATTTCAGACACATCGCCCATTAATTGCCTGTACTGTGATTGGTTTAATTCTCGGCGATATCAAAACCGGCATTATGCTCGGCGGCACACTGGAATTGATTGCTCTGGGCTGGATGAATGTCGGTGCAGCACAATCCCCTGACTCGGCACTGGCCAGCATCATCTCAGCCATTCTGGTTATAGTGGGTCAGCAAAGTATTGCCACCGGCATCGCCATCGCGCTCCCGGTCGCGGCGGCAGGTCAGGTGCTCACAGTCTTCGCCCGAACCATTACCGTGGTGTTCCAGCATGCGGCGGATAAAGCCGCTGAAGAGGCACATTTTAGAACTATCGATCTACTTCACGTTTCAGCGCTGGGTATTCAGGCACTGCGCGTCGCCATCCCGGCACTGGTGGTTTCTCTGTTTGTCAGTGCGGATATGGTCAGTAGCATGCTCAACGCCATTCCGGAATTCATCACCCGGGGTCTGCAAATCGCGGGCGGTTTTATCGTGGTGGTCGGCTACGCCATGGTGCTATGCATGATGGGCGTGCGGTATTTAATGCCTTTCTTCTTCCTTGGGTTTATTGCTGGCGGCTATCTTGATTTCAGCCTGCTGGCCTTTGGCGGTGTCGGCGTGATTATTGCGCTGATTTATATCCAATTGAATCCACAGTGGCGCAAATCTGAAGCACAGATTTCACCTTCCTCTTCCTCTGCCCTTGACCAACTCGATGACTGA
- the sorB gene encoding PTS system sorbose-specific EIIB component (ID:JIFNMEKO_00658;~source:Prodigal:2.6), which translates to MNITLARIDDRLIHGQVTTVWSKIANAQRIIICNDVVYNDEIRRTLLRQAAPPGIKVNVVNIEKAIAVYHNPQYKNETVFYLFTNPHDVLSMIREGVKITTLNIGGMACRPGKKQLTKAFSVDSEDMHTFKQLNKLGIKLGLRVVASDPSVNIIDIAEQSITE; encoded by the coding sequence ATGAATATTACTCTCGCTCGCATTGATGACCGTTTAATTCATGGTCAGGTCACCACGGTATGGTCGAAAATTGCCAATGCACAGAGAATCATTATCTGTAATGATGTAGTCTATAACGATGAAATTCGGCGTACATTACTGCGTCAGGCTGCACCACCAGGAATCAAAGTCAATGTAGTTAATATTGAAAAAGCCATCGCTGTTTATCACAACCCGCAATATAAAAACGAAACTGTATTCTATTTATTCACTAATCCTCATGATGTGTTAAGCATGATTCGGGAGGGTGTAAAAATAACCACATTAAATATTGGTGGAATGGCATGTCGACCAGGAAAAAAACAATTAACCAAAGCTTTCTCTGTAGATTCAGAAGATATGCATACTTTTAAACAACTGAATAAATTAGGTATCAAGCTGGGCTTACGCGTTGTCGCTTCAGATCCATCGGTTAATATTATCGACATAGCCGAACAATCGATTACAGAATAA
- the sorF gene encoding PTS system sorbose-specific EIIA component (ID:JIFNMEKO_00659;~source:Prodigal:2.6), translated as MNVIFCAHGQLATAMLESVRMVCGEVSVTAVEFVPGENSADITNKLNKLVSSHPTEEWLIFVDLQCGNPWNAAAGLAMGDPQLSLISGLSLPLALELVDNQQSMNADQLCNHLESISRQCCVIWRLPETVEEDF; from the coding sequence ATGAATGTTATTTTCTGCGCACATGGTCAACTGGCGACAGCCATGCTGGAGTCAGTACGCATGGTGTGTGGCGAGGTCAGTGTCACTGCGGTAGAGTTTGTACCCGGTGAAAATAGCGCCGATATCACCAATAAACTGAACAAGTTAGTAAGCTCTCACCCTACTGAAGAGTGGCTGATTTTCGTTGACTTACAGTGTGGCAACCCATGGAATGCTGCTGCGGGACTGGCGATGGGCGACCCACAGCTATCGCTAATCAGTGGCCTCTCTTTACCCCTTGCTCTCGAACTGGTCGATAACCAGCAAAGCATGAACGCTGATCAACTATGTAATCACCTTGAGAGCATCTCCCGTCAGTGCTGTGTTATCTGGCGGCTACCTGAAACCGTTGAGGAGGATTTCTGA
- the fabG_1 gene encoding 3-oxoacyl-[acyl-carrier-protein] reductase FabG (ID:JIFNMEKO_00660;~source:Prodigal:2.6) — translation MSQAVARQMVKQREGVIVNVSSESGLEGSEGQSCYAATKAALNSFTRSWSKELGKYGIRVVGVAPGIIEKTGLRIPEYEEALAWTRNITVAQLREGYTKNSIPIGRSGRLSEVADFVCYLLSERASYITGVTTNIAGGKTRG, via the coding sequence ATGTCTCAGGCCGTAGCCCGGCAAATGGTCAAACAACGCGAAGGTGTGATTGTTAATGTCTCATCTGAAAGCGGTCTGGAAGGGTCTGAAGGTCAAAGCTGCTATGCAGCAACCAAAGCCGCGCTGAATAGTTTTACCCGCTCATGGTCGAAAGAGCTGGGTAAATACGGAATTCGGGTAGTAGGCGTTGCACCTGGTATCATCGAGAAAACCGGGCTTCGCATACCCGAATATGAAGAAGCCCTTGCGTGGACACGTAACATCACCGTTGCACAGCTGCGCGAAGGCTACACTAAAAATTCAATACCTATTGGTCGCTCCGGTCGCCTTTCAGAGGTTGCTGATTTTGTTTGTTATCTTCTCTCAGAGCGCGCCAGTTATATCACCGGAGTCACCACTAACATCGCAGGCGGAAAGACACGCGGCTAA
- a CDS encoding Sulfoquinovose 1-dehydrogenase (ID:JIFNMEKO_00661;~source:Prodigal:2.6), translated as METWLNLENKIIIVTGGASGIGLAIVDELLAQGAKVQMVDIYSGDKHADYNNYTFRATDISSASEVNKTISEIIQQCGRIDGLVNNSGINFPRLLVDEKNLQVSTNRMKRHLKKWSILTGKAYF; from the coding sequence ATGGAAACATGGCTTAATTTAGAAAATAAAATCATTATTGTTACCGGTGGCGCCTCAGGAATTGGCCTGGCAATTGTTGATGAGCTATTAGCTCAGGGTGCAAAAGTACAGATGGTCGATATCTACAGTGGGGATAAACATGCCGACTATAATAATTACACTTTCAGAGCCACAGATATTTCAAGCGCCAGTGAAGTCAATAAAACTATTTCAGAAATTATTCAACAGTGCGGTCGTATCGATGGACTGGTTAATAATTCTGGCATCAACTTCCCACGCTTATTAGTCGACGAAAAAAACCTGCAGGTCTCTACGAATCGAATGAAACGACATTTGAAAAAATGGTCAATATTAACCGGAAAGGCGTATTTCTGA
- the sorC gene encoding Sorbitol operon regulator (ID:JIFNMEKO_00662;~source:Prodigal:2.6), with product MPTENSDDTRLIVKIAQLYYEQDLTQVQIARELGIYRTTISRLLKRGREQGIVTIAINYDYNENLWLEQQLKQKFGLIEAVVATCDSPQEDDQLNLIGQNGAQLVDRLLEPGDIVGFSWGRGVRALVEHLPQVNQSRQVICVPIIGGPSGKLESRYHVNTLTYGAAAKLKAESHLADFPAMLDNALIRNGIMQSQHFKTIASYWDNLDVALVGIGSPAIRDGDNWHAYYGSEESDDLNARQVAGDICSRFYNIDGVMVETAMSEKTLSIEIAKLKQARYSVGIAIGEEKYAGILGALNGNLINCLVTNRETAESLLK from the coding sequence ATGCCGACAGAAAATAGTGACGATACCCGCCTGATAGTTAAGATTGCCCAGCTTTATTATGAACAGGATCTCACTCAGGTACAGATTGCCCGCGAACTGGGAATCTATCGTACTACCATCAGCCGGCTACTGAAACGTGGACGTGAACAGGGTATTGTCACCATTGCTATCAACTACGACTACAACGAGAATCTGTGGCTGGAGCAACAACTTAAACAAAAATTTGGCCTCATAGAGGCCGTAGTCGCCACCTGTGACTCGCCGCAGGAGGATGATCAACTTAATCTGATCGGTCAGAATGGTGCTCAGTTAGTTGACCGATTACTCGAACCCGGTGATATCGTCGGATTTTCCTGGGGGCGAGGCGTACGCGCACTGGTAGAGCATTTACCTCAGGTCAACCAGTCACGTCAGGTTATCTGTGTGCCGATCATTGGTGGTCCTTCCGGTAAACTGGAAAGCCGCTACCACGTGAATACCCTGACTTACGGAGCCGCTGCGAAACTTAAAGCTGAATCCCATCTTGCTGACTTCCCAGCGATGCTGGATAACGCCTTAATTCGTAATGGTATTATGCAGTCTCAACACTTTAAAACTATCGCGTCCTACTGGGATAATCTCGACGTAGCTCTGGTAGGTATTGGTTCTCCGGCCATCCGCGATGGCGACAACTGGCACGCCTATTACGGTAGTGAAGAGAGTGATGATCTCAATGCCCGCCAGGTGGCCGGTGATATCTGCTCACGGTTTTACAATATTGATGGCGTCATGGTGGAAACCGCCATGAGCGAGAAAACGCTCTCTATAGAGATAGCAAAACTGAAACAGGCTCGTTACTCGGTGGGCATCGCTATAGGTGAAGAAAAATACGCCGGCATTCTTGGCGCATTAAATGGAAATTTAATCAATTGTCTGGTGACAAATAGAGAAACGGCTGAGTCACTGCTGAAATAA
- the sprT gene encoding Protein SprT (ID:JIFNMEKO_00663;~source:Prodigal:2.6): MKSLRLPIALQQAVMRTLRDNLQRARLHFACDFPEPSIIYQQRGSIAGTAWLESWEIRLNPVLLAENQQAFIDEVVPHELAHLLVWKRFGRVAPHGKEWRWMMETVLGRPAQRTHRFAVTSVRGRTFLYRCRCREHQLTIRRHHRVQRGESEYRCVQCNNPLIYNPITSDSSSE; the protein is encoded by the coding sequence ATGAAATCGTTACGTCTTCCGATAGCACTGCAACAAGCGGTGATGCGCACATTACGCGATAATCTGCAGCGTGCCCGGCTGCACTTTGCCTGTGATTTTCCTGAACCCTCCATTATCTACCAGCAACGCGGCTCCATTGCCGGTACCGCCTGGCTGGAAAGCTGGGAAATACGCCTTAATCCGGTATTGCTGGCAGAAAATCAGCAGGCTTTCATTGATGAAGTCGTTCCTCATGAACTTGCGCATCTGCTGGTATGGAAACGTTTTGGCCGTGTAGCACCGCACGGTAAAGAGTGGCGGTGGATGATGGAAACTGTTCTCGGCAGACCTGCGCAACGTACACATCGTTTTGCGGTGACTTCCGTGCGCGGACGCACTTTCCTTTATCGTTGCCGTTGTCGCGAACATCAGCTCACCATACGCCGTCATCATCGTGTCCAGCGGGGTGAAAGTGAATACCGCTGCGTACAGTGCAATAACCCTCTGATCTATAACCCGATAACAAGTGACAGCAGTTCAGAGTAG